The Desulfohalovibrio reitneri genome contains a region encoding:
- the cmk gene encoding (d)CMP kinase, producing the protein MSEAFIVTIDGPAGVGKTTLAKRLADRLEVAYLDTGAMFRGVAWSLGEGSWNKPVEELQVAMDSMSFELTGSGRDSLLLLNGTPLDERIRTEKVGLWASNVGTLPVVRTFLKQAQHAIGQDTSLVAEGRDMGTVVFPKAQRKFFLDATPEERARRRYRQLKEQGEKADHDDILLQIKIRDAQDRNRPIAPLVAAEDAITIDTTHLDPDGVFQAMLKHLK; encoded by the coding sequence ATGAGCGAAGCCTTCATCGTGACCATCGACGGCCCAGCGGGCGTGGGCAAGACCACCCTGGCCAAACGGCTGGCGGACAGGTTGGAAGTAGCCTACCTGGACACCGGGGCCATGTTCCGGGGCGTGGCCTGGAGCCTGGGCGAAGGCTCCTGGAACAAGCCCGTGGAGGAACTCCAGGTAGCCATGGACTCCATGTCCTTCGAGCTCACCGGCTCCGGGCGCGACTCCCTTCTCCTGCTCAACGGCACCCCCCTGGACGAACGCATCCGCACGGAAAAAGTCGGCCTCTGGGCCTCCAACGTGGGCACCCTCCCCGTGGTCCGCACCTTCCTCAAGCAGGCCCAGCACGCCATCGGCCAGGACACTTCCCTGGTGGCCGAAGGACGCGACATGGGCACCGTGGTCTTCCCCAAGGCCCAGCGCAAGTTCTTCCTGGACGCCACCCCCGAGGAACGCGCCCGCCGCCGCTACCGCCAACTCAAGGAACAAGGGGAGAAGGCCGACCACGACGACATCCTCCTGCAAATCAAAATCCGCGACGCCCAGGACCGCAACCGCCCCATCGCCCCCCTGGTCGCCGCCGAAGACGCCATCACCATCGACACAACCCACCTCGATCCCGACGGCGTCTTCCAAGCCATGCTCAAGCATCTGAAGTAG
- a CDS encoding AAA family ATPase, whose amino-acid sequence MQTAPTFLPATLWLLAAALTVTVLLLFFFMHIYWRRRQQAFLQDGSEAADLAARKQQYEADAQELREWMNRQKDELLRLTSEREEQERIRAELTDLEQRCLAKDQENETLRKEVGELESQKLMASQTLEQLKRDIGSIENNRAEAEALKKEIGEMEKRLEETREILSQVPEAELRLQALNQEKTALEERIGKLHEESRELQNVEQELEELKEGRREKAQLAVLVDSLRSEQSALERDVRTLEKKTKEQEDNLEDLKEAVARETQAAEENKQAADEAREQLKKAASKREETEETVHSLEARKAVLEERIDALSRKETENGSPKAEKRYADLLKRNADCLIPDEFKSEPRNVDEYPALEQFKDDLRQRNLHFPPRLIDAFHTSLKCQSINPLTVLAGVSGTGKTLLPMKYAELMGLHSLVLPVQPRWDSPQDLFGFYNYLEKEYKATELSRALVRMDSYNYPEGQEQDGYIWPRKRMLMVLLDEMNLARTEYYFSEFLSKLELRRLVENPENPAQREKAEVELDTGPGLKKSYRIWVPKNVLFVGTMNEDETTQTLSDKVLDRSNVLRFGKPDERQIGQRNKQDQQKRQVLDIENWEKWLRKPNQHDPWQEQINSWISKINNGLNLIGRPFGFRVEDAIRLYVANYPRVDAEDRFKLAFADQVEQKIIPKLRGLDMHDSNSNTPQCINEIGNVIEELGDKPLSDAFMAAKNESNSMGMFTWHGVTRTLDQG is encoded by the coding sequence ATGCAAACCGCTCCCACCTTTCTTCCAGCAACTCTCTGGCTACTGGCTGCAGCCCTGACTGTGACAGTGCTTTTGCTGTTCTTCTTCATGCACATCTACTGGCGGAGAAGGCAGCAGGCTTTCCTGCAGGACGGGAGCGAGGCCGCCGACCTAGCCGCCCGTAAGCAGCAATACGAAGCAGACGCACAGGAACTAAGGGAGTGGATGAACCGACAAAAGGATGAGCTCTTACGTCTGACCTCCGAAAGAGAGGAGCAAGAGCGAATTAGAGCCGAACTGACCGATCTGGAACAACGCTGTCTAGCTAAGGATCAGGAAAATGAGACTCTGCGCAAGGAAGTGGGCGAGTTGGAGAGTCAGAAGCTCATGGCTTCTCAGACTTTGGAGCAGCTCAAGAGAGACATTGGCTCCATTGAAAACAATAGAGCCGAAGCAGAAGCCTTGAAGAAAGAAATCGGGGAGATGGAAAAACGGCTGGAAGAAACTCGAGAAATCCTATCGCAAGTGCCGGAAGCAGAACTTCGCTTGCAGGCATTAAACCAGGAGAAAACAGCGCTTGAAGAGCGCATAGGCAAATTGCATGAGGAATCCAGAGAACTCCAGAACGTAGAACAGGAACTGGAGGAGCTGAAAGAGGGAAGAAGAGAAAAGGCCCAACTAGCTGTTCTAGTGGATTCGCTCCGTTCCGAGCAAAGCGCACTTGAAAGGGATGTAAGGACGCTTGAGAAGAAAACGAAGGAGCAGGAGGACAATCTAGAAGACTTGAAGGAAGCCGTGGCCCGTGAGACGCAAGCCGCTGAGGAGAACAAGCAGGCTGCGGATGAAGCCCGGGAACAACTTAAGAAAGCCGCTAGCAAGCGAGAGGAAACCGAGGAGACAGTCCATTCGCTGGAGGCCCGAAAAGCAGTTCTGGAAGAGCGTATAGATGCGCTTTCCAGGAAGGAAACCGAGAATGGCAGTCCTAAAGCCGAAAAGCGTTACGCCGACCTCCTTAAACGCAATGCCGACTGCCTCATTCCGGATGAATTCAAGTCGGAGCCCCGTAATGTGGACGAATACCCCGCTCTTGAGCAGTTCAAGGACGACCTGCGACAACGCAATCTTCACTTCCCACCCCGCCTCATTGATGCTTTCCACACCTCCCTCAAGTGCCAAAGCATCAACCCTTTGACGGTACTGGCCGGTGTCTCGGGTACGGGGAAGACCCTTTTGCCCATGAAGTACGCTGAGCTCATGGGCCTCCATTCTCTGGTCTTGCCAGTGCAGCCCCGCTGGGATTCGCCTCAGGATCTTTTTGGTTTCTACAACTACTTGGAGAAAGAGTACAAAGCCACTGAACTCTCCAGAGCCCTGGTGCGCATGGATTCCTACAACTACCCTGAGGGACAAGAGCAAGACGGTTATATCTGGCCCAGAAAACGCATGCTCATGGTGCTTCTGGACGAAATGAACCTAGCACGCACCGAATATTACTTCAGCGAATTTCTCTCTAAGCTAGAATTGCGTCGGTTGGTGGAAAACCCGGAAAACCCGGCGCAGCGGGAAAAGGCCGAGGTGGAACTAGACACAGGTCCCGGCTTGAAGAAGAGCTACCGCATTTGGGTACCGAAGAACGTCCTTTTCGTGGGCACCATGAATGAGGACGAGACCACCCAGACACTTTCTGACAAGGTCCTCGATAGGTCCAATGTCCTGAGGTTCGGAAAGCCTGATGAGCGGCAGATTGGACAAAGGAATAAGCAGGACCAGCAAAAGCGTCAGGTTCTCGACATTGAAAACTGGGAAAAGTGGCTCCGCAAACCAAATCAGCATGATCCATGGCAGGAACAAATCAATAGCTGGATCAGCAAGATTAATAACGGTCTGAATCTGATCGGCCGTCCGTTTGGTTTTCGGGTGGAAGATGCAATCCGACTGTATGTCGCTAACTATCCCAGGGTGGATGCTGAAGACCGATTCAAGCTGGCCTTTGCCGACCAGGTAGAACAAAAGATCATACCCAAACTGCGGGGGCTGGACATGCATGACAGCAACTCAAATACCCCCCAATGCATCAACGAGATCGGCAATGTAATAGAGGAACTTGGCGACAAGCCCCTTTCAGACGCTTTTATGGCTGCAAAAAATGAAAGCAATAGCATGGGCATGTTCACCTGGCATGGGGTGACACGGACGTTGGACCAGGGGTAG
- a CDS encoding AI-2E family transporter, whose translation MLLDDKPYTIDRIFRLAVGVAFLVFLVKLLGYLSDVLLPFAVALLLAYLLNPLIRLVQEKLIPHRLLAVLSTLLALGAVLGGAIWLLFPIIAGEMAQSAKLLYGVVNNSDVAARLQEYLPPDIWQAVRGLLDKPDVQEFLRSGDALGVLHGALRRLLPGIWNVVTGTASLLGIVVVVSVIVLYLVFLLLDFEKIAAGWTRYIPRDYRQAIADFTREFEDGMRRFFRGQAMVAGTVGILFALGFALMGLPFGILFGLVLGLMNMVPYLQLLGIPPALFLALVQSVQTGDPFWMVLGQVALVFIVVQSLQDGFLIPRIMGGITGLSPAVILLSLSVWGKLLGLLGLLIAIPVTCLLLAYYNRYLAKREEAPEAPEESP comes from the coding sequence TTGCTGCTGGACGACAAGCCCTACACCATCGACCGCATCTTCCGCCTGGCCGTGGGCGTGGCCTTCCTGGTCTTTCTGGTCAAGCTGCTCGGCTACCTGTCCGACGTGCTGCTGCCCTTCGCCGTGGCCCTGCTGCTGGCCTACCTGCTCAACCCGCTCATCCGACTGGTGCAGGAAAAGCTCATCCCCCACCGGCTGCTGGCCGTGCTGTCCACCCTCCTGGCCCTCGGGGCGGTGCTGGGCGGGGCGATATGGCTGCTGTTCCCCATAATTGCCGGGGAGATGGCCCAGTCCGCCAAGCTGCTCTACGGCGTGGTCAACAACTCCGACGTGGCCGCCAGGCTGCAGGAGTATCTGCCGCCCGACATCTGGCAGGCTGTGCGCGGCCTGCTGGACAAGCCGGACGTGCAGGAGTTCCTGCGTTCGGGCGATGCGCTGGGCGTGCTGCACGGCGCGCTCAGGCGGCTTCTGCCGGGCATCTGGAACGTTGTCACCGGCACCGCCTCCCTGCTGGGCATCGTGGTGGTTGTCTCGGTCATCGTCCTCTACCTGGTCTTCCTGCTGCTGGACTTCGAAAAAATCGCCGCGGGCTGGACCCGCTACATCCCCCGCGACTACCGCCAGGCCATCGCCGACTTCACCCGCGAGTTCGAGGACGGCATGCGCCGCTTCTTCCGGGGGCAGGCCATGGTGGCCGGTACAGTGGGCATCCTTTTCGCCCTGGGATTCGCCCTCATGGGGCTGCCCTTCGGCATCCTCTTCGGGCTGGTGCTGGGGCTGATGAACATGGTCCCCTATCTGCAGCTGCTTGGCATTCCGCCCGCCCTCTTCCTGGCCCTGGTTCAATCGGTGCAGACCGGCGACCCCTTCTGGATGGTGCTGGGACAGGTGGCCCTTGTCTTTATCGTGGTGCAAAGCCTGCAGGACGGCTTTCTGATCCCCCGCATCATGGGCGGCATCACCGGCCTCTCCCCGGCGGTCATTCTCCTGTCCCTGTCCGTGTGGGGCAAGTTGCTGGGCCTTTTGGGCCTGCTCATAGCCATCCCCGTTACTTGCCTGCTGCTGGCCTACTACAACCGGTATCTGGCCAAACGGGAAGAAGCGCCTGAAGCCCCGGAGGAGTCGCCATGA
- a CDS encoding DUF3536 domain-containing protein has protein sequence MNGLCIHGHFYQPPREDPWLDSVPPEGSAAPMDNWNLRIARESYAPLAWARRLDGEGRITDVVNCYEWISFNFGPTLLRWLRREDPATHRRIQEADRLSAERWGHGNAMAQVCHHAILPLCTPRDRELEVAWGIDDFQTHFGRRPSGMWLAEAAVDTASLETLAAHGIEFVLLAPRQAESVAPVDSDDWTDVGEEGPDITRPYTVELPSGRDISVSFYDGPLSQAVAFERLLESGDAFWDRLSANPAPGLRAVGTDGETYGHHFPFGEMALAYVLERARADDSPWRLTNFAAYLETNPPTMRCRLREPSSWSCVHGVERWRADCGCTTGGHPDFNQSWRKPLREALDLNKLRVDRHFFRRGEACFADPKRALREYGKVEAGALSQSDFEKAQFQPGLDASGKESAWKLLAMQRWALSSFASCAWFFDELTRLEPLAALTHALRSLELARHTGSFDWEEELVMILGQARSNYPGEGSGADVWRNHIVPRRLEGASLAAFGLLILAASDDLPVPGGSASLAWPGLRLTFRVTREDEDGALHGSMEGAVLPGAASPPVNWTMTQPPDGDPLQTEIVLADGQRARTGDLSWNRLEEAAMRLTERAAEAAWRTRLACATRATALYLPYQEAQTSPIHSWDWAELAPALAWRACTVDGADHQELWDFLVDRLRDHPVAESLSHRLAKEAARLATEENDPAGAARVLHRARRLGLSPDPWRAQNAAWERRGAMRIHGEAAARLGFAPDALG, from the coding sequence ATGAACGGACTGTGCATCCACGGCCACTTCTACCAGCCACCGCGCGAGGACCCCTGGCTGGACAGCGTTCCGCCCGAGGGCTCGGCCGCGCCCATGGACAACTGGAACCTGCGCATCGCCCGCGAGTCCTACGCCCCTCTGGCCTGGGCCCGCCGCCTGGACGGCGAGGGCCGCATCACGGACGTGGTCAACTGCTACGAGTGGATCAGCTTCAACTTCGGCCCCACCCTGCTGCGCTGGCTGCGCCGCGAGGACCCGGCCACCCACCGCCGCATCCAGGAAGCGGACCGCCTTTCGGCCGAGCGCTGGGGCCACGGCAACGCCATGGCCCAGGTCTGCCACCACGCCATCCTGCCCCTGTGCACCCCGCGCGACCGCGAGCTTGAGGTGGCCTGGGGCATCGACGACTTCCAGACCCACTTCGGCCGCCGCCCCAGCGGCATGTGGCTGGCCGAGGCTGCCGTGGACACCGCCTCCCTGGAAACCCTGGCCGCCCACGGCATCGAATTCGTACTGCTGGCCCCCCGGCAGGCCGAGTCCGTGGCCCCCGTGGACAGCGACGACTGGACCGACGTGGGGGAAGAGGGCCCGGACATCACCCGTCCCTACACGGTGGAGCTGCCCTCCGGCCGGGACATCTCCGTCTCTTTCTACGACGGTCCCCTGTCCCAGGCCGTGGCCTTCGAGCGGCTGCTGGAATCGGGCGACGCCTTCTGGGACCGCCTTTCGGCCAACCCCGCTCCCGGCCTGCGCGCCGTGGGCACCGACGGCGAGACCTACGGCCACCACTTTCCCTTCGGCGAGATGGCCCTGGCCTACGTGCTGGAGCGCGCCCGGGCCGACGACTCCCCCTGGCGGCTGACCAATTTCGCCGCCTACCTGGAGACCAACCCGCCCACCATGCGCTGCCGCCTGCGCGAGCCTTCCTCCTGGAGCTGCGTGCACGGCGTCGAGCGGTGGCGGGCCGACTGCGGCTGCACCACCGGCGGCCACCCGGACTTCAACCAGTCCTGGCGCAAGCCCCTGCGCGAGGCCCTGGACCTGAACAAGCTGCGGGTGGACAGGCACTTCTTCCGCCGGGGCGAGGCCTGCTTCGCCGACCCGAAACGCGCCCTGCGCGAGTACGGCAAGGTGGAGGCGGGCGCGCTCAGCCAGTCCGATTTCGAGAAGGCGCAGTTCCAGCCCGGCCTGGACGCCTCCGGCAAGGAGTCCGCCTGGAAGCTGCTTGCCATGCAGCGCTGGGCCCTGTCCTCCTTCGCCTCCTGCGCCTGGTTCTTCGACGAGCTGACCCGCCTGGAGCCCCTGGCCGCCCTCACCCACGCCCTGCGCTCCCTGGAACTGGCCCGCCACACCGGCTCCTTCGACTGGGAGGAGGAACTGGTCATGATCCTGGGCCAGGCCCGTTCCAATTACCCCGGGGAAGGGTCCGGAGCGGACGTGTGGCGTAACCATATCGTTCCGCGCCGGTTGGAGGGCGCCTCCCTGGCCGCCTTCGGCCTGCTCATCCTGGCCGCCAGCGACGACCTGCCCGTGCCCGGCGGCTCCGCCTCCCTCGCCTGGCCAGGCCTGCGCCTCACCTTCCGCGTCACGCGCGAGGACGAGGACGGCGCGCTGCACGGCTCCATGGAGGGCGCGGTGCTCCCCGGCGCGGCCTCGCCCCCGGTCAACTGGACCATGACCCAGCCGCCGGACGGCGACCCCCTGCAAACCGAGATCGTGCTTGCGGATGGCCAACGCGCCCGCACAGGCGACCTGTCCTGGAACCGCCTGGAGGAGGCGGCCATGCGCCTCACCGAGCGGGCCGCCGAGGCCGCCTGGCGCACCCGGCTGGCCTGCGCCACCCGGGCCACGGCCCTGTACCTGCCCTACCAGGAGGCCCAGACCAGCCCCATCCACTCCTGGGACTGGGCGGAGCTGGCCCCCGCCCTGGCCTGGCGCGCCTGCACCGTGGACGGCGCGGACCACCAGGAATTGTGGGACTTCCTTGTGGACAGGCTGCGCGATCACCCCGTGGCCGAGTCCCTCAGCCACCGCCTGGCCAAGGAGGCCGCGCGACTGGCCACCGAGGAGAACGACCCGGCCGGGGCCGCCCGCGTGCTGCACCGGGCTCGGCGACTGGGCCTCTCCCCCGATCCCTGGCGGGCGCAGAACGCGGCCTGGGAACGGCGGGGGGCCATGCGCATCCACGGCGAAGCGGCCGCCCGCCTCGGTTTCGCGCCGGACGCGCTGGGCTGA
- the hisC gene encoding histidinol-phosphate transaminase: protein MDPLLDIREEAAAFTPYVAGLSIDEIKNRYGLTNVVKLASNENPLGTSPVVKKAVAESAEFAFRYTRHGNPELNAAIAGHLGVDAARVVCGNGSDEIIDLLCRVKPRPGLDNVVACKPCFSMYRSQTLLAGAEFRQVPIKDDFSFDWDGLAEACDDNTALVFVTSPDNPSGYAATAGELAAFARRLPPRALLVVDEAYVDFCDELDAFSLINRLDEFPNVAVTRTFSKAYGLAGLRLGYGVLPPALAEKLLACQIPFSVNQAALFGGLAALEDTVHLGETLRVTRTERERLTRELTALGCRVQPSQANFLLFAPPKSAKRVFEDLLARGVIIRPLASYGLDDSLRVSIGREDENTTFLQALKGVLA from the coding sequence ATGGACCCGCTTCTGGATATCCGCGAGGAGGCCGCGGCCTTCACCCCGTACGTGGCCGGCCTCTCCATCGACGAAATCAAGAACCGCTACGGCCTGACCAACGTGGTCAAGCTGGCCAGCAACGAGAACCCCCTGGGCACCTCTCCCGTGGTCAAGAAGGCCGTGGCCGAGTCCGCCGAGTTCGCCTTCCGCTACACCCGCCACGGCAACCCGGAGCTCAACGCGGCCATCGCCGGCCACCTGGGCGTGGACGCGGCGCGGGTTGTCTGCGGCAACGGCTCGGACGAGATCATCGACCTGCTCTGCCGGGTCAAGCCGCGCCCTGGGCTGGACAACGTGGTGGCCTGCAAGCCCTGCTTCTCCATGTACCGCTCCCAGACCCTGCTGGCCGGTGCGGAGTTCCGCCAGGTGCCCATCAAGGACGACTTCTCCTTCGACTGGGACGGCCTGGCCGAGGCCTGCGACGACAACACCGCCCTGGTCTTCGTCACCAGCCCGGACAACCCCTCCGGCTACGCCGCCACGGCCGGGGAGCTGGCCGCCTTCGCCCGCCGCCTGCCGCCGCGCGCGCTGCTGGTCGTCGACGAGGCCTACGTGGACTTCTGCGACGAACTGGACGCCTTCAGCCTGATCAACCGGTTGGACGAATTTCCCAACGTGGCCGTCACCCGCACCTTCTCCAAGGCCTACGGGCTGGCCGGGCTGCGGCTGGGCTACGGCGTGCTGCCCCCGGCACTGGCGGAAAAGCTTCTGGCCTGCCAGATCCCCTTCTCGGTGAACCAAGCCGCCCTGTTCGGCGGGCTGGCCGCCCTGGAGGACACCGTGCATCTGGGCGAGACCCTGCGCGTCACCCGCACCGAACGTGAGCGGCTGACCCGCGAGCTCACCGCGCTGGGATGCCGCGTCCAGCCCTCCCAAGCCAACTTCCTGCTCTTCGCCCCGCCCAAATCCGCCAAGCGCGTTTTCGAGGACCTTCTGGCCCGGGGCGTCATCATCCGGCCCCTGGCCTCCTACGGCCTGGACGACTCCTTGCGCGTGTCCATCGGCCGCGAAGATGAAAACACCACCTTCCTCCAGGCCCTCAAAGGAGTGCTGGCATGA
- a CDS encoding IS3 family transposase, with protein sequence MKRGPYAKVAERNADLLARIRGIKADHPFWGYRRVWAFLRFVDGVVVGKNRVYRLMSEHDLTVKPNLRLKAKRRPTGVKPRPTRPNEWWGIDMTKIKIDGYGWLYVVIVLDWRTKKVVGHYAGDQAKAWHWLSALNAAVGRQFPEGVRNGGLHLMADNGCQPTSASFMKACRVMDIKLAFTSYNNPKGNADTERFMRTMKEELVWINEWRSPTAFCQALGSWIEEYNQGYLHSALGYKTPVTTEQELINSRTLLKKAC encoded by the coding sequence ATGAAGCGTGGACCATATGCAAAGGTCGCCGAGCGCAACGCCGACCTCCTGGCCCGCATTCGCGGCATCAAGGCCGACCATCCGTTCTGGGGATACCGTCGGGTCTGGGCGTTTCTGCGCTTCGTGGACGGCGTAGTCGTCGGCAAAAATCGCGTCTACCGGCTCATGAGCGAGCATGACCTCACGGTGAAGCCCAACCTGCGACTCAAGGCCAAACGCAGGCCGACCGGCGTCAAGCCCCGGCCCACGCGACCCAACGAGTGGTGGGGTATCGACATGACCAAAATCAAGATTGACGGCTACGGCTGGCTGTACGTGGTCATTGTGCTTGATTGGCGCACCAAGAAGGTCGTCGGCCATTACGCCGGCGACCAGGCCAAGGCGTGGCATTGGCTCTCGGCGCTCAACGCGGCTGTCGGCAGGCAGTTCCCCGAAGGCGTGCGCAACGGCGGTCTTCATCTCATGGCCGACAACGGCTGCCAGCCGACCTCGGCGAGCTTCATGAAGGCTTGCCGCGTCATGGACATCAAACTCGCCTTCACCAGCTACAACAACCCAAAAGGCAATGCCGACACCGAGCGCTTCATGCGCACCATGAAGGAAGAGCTGGTCTGGATTAATGAATGGCGTAGCCCGACGGCCTTTTGCCAAGCCTTGGGCTCCTGGATCGAAGAATACAACCAAGGCTACCTGCACTCGGCGCTGGGGTATAAAACCCCGGTGACAACCGAGCAGGAACTGATCAACTCGCGGACTCTCTTAAAAAAGGCTTGCTAA
- a CDS encoding ISL3 family transposase: MRDIDFYAQILGIDHPWHVDDVKLQTGAGRVDVWIDHEPGALWSCPECGRELACRDHAEERTWRHLDTCQFKTFLHARIPRVNCPDHGVRQAQVPWAAPHSRFTLLMERMAIDVITACSTIEGARRLLRISWDETWGIMERAVKRGLSRKEQRNIHYLGVDEKAFRKGHKYMTVVCDLMRGTVEHVAEDRRTASLEAYYQSLSSEQLEAVRAVSMDMWQPYFSATMKWIPEASRKIVFDRFHVMQHVGKAVDTVRRQEHKALMAEGESILKGTRYLWLYGESRLPDKHRPRFDDLKQANLKTAKAWAMKESLQDLWGYMSPGWAKRFLEKWCGWATRSRITPMKKVAQTLRAHMDNVVTFCRHRITNAVAEGLNSKIMAIKRRACGYRNKEHFKTAIYFFCGGLDLYPACKTGATH, translated from the coding sequence ATGAGGGACATCGATTTCTATGCTCAGATTCTTGGCATTGACCACCCCTGGCATGTGGATGACGTGAAGCTCCAGACTGGGGCTGGGCGAGTGGATGTGTGGATCGATCATGAGCCTGGCGCTCTTTGGTCTTGCCCAGAGTGCGGGCGAGAGTTGGCTTGCCGGGATCATGCCGAAGAACGGACATGGAGACATCTAGATACCTGCCAGTTCAAGACATTTCTTCATGCACGTATTCCACGAGTTAACTGTCCTGATCACGGCGTACGCCAAGCACAGGTCCCCTGGGCCGCTCCCCATTCTCGTTTCACCCTGCTCATGGAGCGCATGGCCATTGACGTGATTACGGCCTGTTCGACCATCGAAGGTGCACGCAGGCTGTTGCGTATTTCCTGGGACGAGACCTGGGGGATCATGGAACGAGCCGTCAAAAGAGGCTTGAGCCGCAAGGAACAGCGCAATATCCACTACCTCGGGGTGGACGAGAAGGCTTTCCGCAAGGGACACAAGTACATGACCGTCGTCTGCGATCTGATGAGGGGCACAGTTGAGCATGTTGCTGAAGATCGCCGAACGGCGAGCCTCGAGGCGTATTATCAAAGCCTGAGTAGCGAGCAGCTGGAAGCAGTGCGGGCCGTGAGCATGGACATGTGGCAGCCGTATTTTTCGGCCACTATGAAGTGGATCCCTGAGGCAAGCCGGAAAATCGTCTTTGACCGTTTCCACGTCATGCAACACGTGGGGAAAGCGGTGGACACTGTCCGGCGTCAGGAACACAAGGCCCTGATGGCCGAAGGGGAGTCAATCCTCAAGGGCACCAGATACCTGTGGCTTTACGGCGAAAGCCGTCTGCCGGATAAGCACAGACCTCGGTTCGATGACCTCAAGCAGGCCAACCTGAAGACGGCCAAAGCCTGGGCCATGAAGGAAAGCCTGCAGGATCTGTGGGGCTACATGAGCCCTGGCTGGGCAAAGAGGTTCCTGGAGAAATGGTGCGGTTGGGCCACGCGATCCCGGATCACGCCGATGAAGAAGGTGGCCCAGACCTTGAGAGCTCACATGGACAACGTGGTGACCTTTTGCCGGCATCGAATCACCAACGCCGTGGCCGAGGGACTGAACAGCAAGATCATGGCAATCAAACGCCGAGCTTGCGGCTACAGGAACAAAGAGCACTTCAAGACGGCGATCTACTTCTTCTGTGGTGGATTGGACCTCTATCCGGCCTGCAAAACCGGAGCCACCCACTGA
- a CDS encoding DUF2357 domain-containing protein: MAEKDDSPKNLQDQTAPTLTVMPDGNQAEQILLRMDGAVSSLCEGEEKLDESPLYRTVLAWSNYFDECIRESLDSKRNGKLRWSNILFYLNRIAAQDKEPRMALIVHIAESMRRQLPQVVHAARRILVRERKMVPAPRVAETDTACLRWYVRQPGTTSAQKAAANRHRLLAVTRRESLDTLENMVLKDFLKRCTSECRRYLNFDCTKEQRTGSERGRNVNSFGHICAELRHLPQMERISPPPAAIRPNYVLQNDSRYKRIWKLYLKLLRREDEEDRLWDWQARTWADIARMLVSAALISLEENVGNSRFRLTEILESVLAILKEQRLGTRLERGSEPGPFLIQPDSGDGDRQGPGVILEIVHPTLAHEHELTKNLGRMGGHLYLVFTPLDGSQSTVQVLWAVHTAGGGPSKRPEWNEISESAANALERHKVLLGERASTMPKMRAFVLASDLETDTPDFHPSSQGTVHLIQIPTNQKAWNEVVGHIALVLEKVLEAVV, encoded by the coding sequence ATGGCGGAAAAAGACGATTCACCGAAGAATCTACAGGATCAGACTGCGCCTACCCTGACAGTGATGCCGGATGGCAACCAAGCCGAGCAAATCCTCTTACGCATGGATGGGGCAGTTTCGAGTCTGTGCGAGGGAGAGGAAAAACTGGACGAAAGTCCCCTTTACCGCACCGTCCTAGCTTGGTCCAATTACTTTGACGAGTGCATCCGAGAGTCCTTGGACTCCAAGCGCAATGGCAAGCTTCGCTGGTCCAATATTCTGTTCTATCTGAATAGAATCGCAGCGCAGGACAAAGAGCCACGTATGGCGCTCATTGTTCACATAGCTGAGAGTATGCGCAGGCAATTGCCTCAGGTGGTGCATGCCGCAAGGCGCATCCTTGTGCGAGAGAGAAAAATGGTTCCGGCCCCGCGTGTAGCAGAAACTGATACGGCATGCCTGCGCTGGTACGTTCGCCAGCCCGGAACCACCTCGGCCCAGAAGGCGGCAGCTAACCGCCATCGCCTTCTGGCCGTTACCCGTCGGGAATCTCTGGACACACTGGAAAATATGGTCCTCAAGGATTTTTTAAAGCGGTGCACCTCGGAATGCAGGCGCTATCTCAACTTCGACTGCACGAAAGAACAGCGTACCGGCTCCGAGCGGGGACGAAATGTCAACTCATTCGGCCACATCTGTGCCGAACTCAGACACTTGCCGCAGATGGAGCGTATCTCTCCCCCTCCCGCCGCCATTCGTCCTAACTACGTTTTACAAAATGACTCCCGCTACAAGCGCATCTGGAAGCTTTATCTCAAATTGTTGCGCCGCGAGGACGAGGAAGACCGGCTTTGGGACTGGCAGGCCCGCACATGGGCAGACATCGCACGCATGCTTGTCAGCGCTGCGCTGATATCTCTAGAGGAAAACGTCGGGAATTCTCGTTTTCGGCTGACGGAGATCTTGGAATCGGTATTAGCCATCCTGAAGGAACAGCGTCTGGGCACACGTCTCGAAAGAGGCTCTGAGCCCGGACCGTTTCTAATCCAACCTGATAGTGGTGATGGTGACAGACAGGGGCCGGGTGTAATTCTGGAGATAGTGCACCCCACATTAGCCCATGAGCATGAATTAACAAAGAATCTTGGCCGCATGGGCGGGCATCTTTATCTTGTTTTCACTCCCCTGGACGGCTCGCAGTCAACCGTGCAGGTGCTCTGGGCAGTGCATACTGCCGGGGGGGGCCCATCGAAGCGCCCTGAATGGAATGAAATCTCGGAGTCCGCCGCTAACGCTCTTGAGCGCCACAAAGTTCTGCTAGGCGAAAGAGCTTCCACGATGCCCAAGATGCGCGCCTTTGTCCTTGCAAGTGACCTAGAGACCGATACTCCCGACTTTCACCCCTCATCACAGGGCACTGTCCATCTGATCCAGATTCCCACCAACCAGAAGGCCTGGAACGAAGTTGTCGGACACATTGCCCTGGTCCTCGAAAAAGTGCTGGAGGCAGTGGTATGA